In Porites lutea chromosome 9, jaPorLute2.1, whole genome shotgun sequence, a single window of DNA contains:
- the LOC140948379 gene encoding fibroblast growth factor 2-like, with the protein MSYSNAWRLLAAIVFILSKLSLPLANRHKFSGNVDSTDNSAPSRSAGSVKASFCKNRVRPTLPPSPRLPISLWSMRAQMYLQILPDGKINGTLQFNKYAKLNIETVTTGACAARIKGVESQRYLVMQPNGTLTSQTQPDEKGSTFNVQLQGDFFAFENRNYFIALKYEGTLRKIMANRNGTSTRKSTKFMLIPPPGSRKRRHPSDFGFRRMVTKSDYR; encoded by the exons ATGTCTTACTCCAACGCGTGGCGTCTTCTCGCTGCGatcgttttcattttgtcaaaattatCACTGCCCCTGGCAAATCGACACAAGTTCAGTGGCAACGTGGATTCAACTGATAACTCTGCCCCATCCAGAAGCGCAGGGTCTGTGAAGGCTTCCTtctgcaaaaaccgtgtacgaCCGACACTACCTCCCAGTCCGCGGCTACCCATCTCGCTGTGGTCTATGCGCGCCCAAATGTATCTGCAGATTCTTCCTGATGGCAAGATCAATGGAACTTTACAGTTTAATAAATACG ccAAGTTGAATATCGAGACTGTTACCACGGGAGCTTGTGCGGCGCGCATCAAAGGTGTCGAGAGTCAGCGGTATCTCGTCATGCAGCCAAACGGTACTCTCACTAGTCAG acCCAACCCGACGAGAAAGGATCCACGTTTAACGTCCAGCTACAGGGAGACTTTTTCGCATTTGAAAACAGGAACTATTTCATTGCGCTCAAATATGAAGGCACGTTAAGGAAGATCATGGCAAACAGGAATGGAACAAGCACTCGGAAAAGCACCAAGTTCATGCTTATACCACCGCCAGGGTCAAGAAAACGAAGACATCCGTCGGACTTCGGCTTCAGACGAATGGTGACTAAAAGTGACTATAGATAG
- the LOC140948133 gene encoding uncharacterized protein, producing the protein MRDQNSKFSRSSSSASQSGTGPRAASVEALKIMGNLEEDENKRVKSDSGKAWLQGPHSFSRQSCRFELPMDMRVLEQLSPLQYVARFCRVNNRRRTLFRHYFTKNDRDRDGNITRREILGALRDLYAQSINTEQVNSILDLLDIDKSVRTFDLDSFIAVAAFSERYLYYCFSLAVQNGSEKRTVLEETDFCALSWKLEGCKISAKLKKVLEVL; encoded by the coding sequence ATGCGCGATCAAAACAGTAAGTTTTCGCGCAGTTCATCTTCCGCCTcgcagagcgggactgggcccCGTGCAGCATCTGTTGAAGCGCTTAAGATCATGGGCAACCTTGAAGAGGACGAGAACAAGCGAGTTAAATCGGACAGCGGAAAAGCATGGTTACAAGGCCCTCACTCGTTCTCTCGACAGAGTTGCAGATTTGAACTGCCAATGGACATGCGTGTTCTTGAGCAGCTTTCTCCTTTACAGTATGTGGCTAGGTTCTGTCGCGTTAACAATCGCCGCAGAACACTATTTCGTCATTACTTTACTAAAAATGACCGGGATAGGGATGGGAATATCACAAGAAGAGAGATTTTGGGTGCTCTTCGTGATTTATACGCACAGTCCATCAACACAGAGCAAGTAAATTCTATTCTTGATCTGTTAGATATCGACAAGTCTGTGCGCACATTCGACTTGGATTCGTTCATTGCAGTGGCTGCATTCTCTGAACGATACTTGTACTACTGCTTTAGTTTGGCAGTGCAGAATGGAAGCGAGAAACGAACGGTTTTAGAAGAAACTGACTTTTGCGCTTTGAGTTGGAAACTTGAAGGCTGTAAAATAAGTGCCAAATTGAAGAAAGTTCTTGAAGTTCTGTAG